One Pan paniscus chromosome 16, NHGRI_mPanPan1-v2.0_pri, whole genome shotgun sequence DNA segment encodes these proteins:
- the MPI gene encoding mannose-6-phosphate isomerase isoform X1 gives MAAPRVFPLSCAVQQYAWGKMGSNSEVARLLASSDPLAQIAEDKPYAELWMGTHPRGDAKILDNRISQKTLSQWIAENQDSLGSKVKDTFNGNLPFLFKVLSVETPLSIQAHPNKELAEKLHLQAPQHYPDANHKPEMAIALTPFQGLCGFRPVEEIVTFLKKVPEFQFLIGDEAATHLKQTMSHDSQAVASSLQSCFSHLMKSEKKVVVEQLNLLVKRISQQAAAGNNMEDIFGELLLQLHQQYPGDIGCFAIYFLNLLTLKPGEAMFLEANVPHAYLKGDCVECMACSDNTVRAGLTPKFIDVPTLCEMLSYTPSSSKDRLFLPTRSREDPYLSIYDPPVPDFTIMKTEVPGSVTEYKVLALDSASILLMVQGTVIASTPTTQTPIPLQRGGVLFIGANESVSLKLTEPKDLLIFRACCLL, from the exons ATGGCCGCTCCGCGAG TATTCCCACTTTCCTGTGCGGTGCAGCAGTATGCCTGGGGGAAGATGGGTTCCAACAGCGAAGTGGCGCGGCTGTTGGCCAGCAGTGATCCACTGGCCCAGATCGCAGAGGACAAGCCCTATGCAGAG TTGTGGATGGGGACTCACCCCCGAGGGGATGCCAAGATCCTTGACAACCGCATCTCACAGAAGACCCTAAGCCAGTGGATTGCTGAGAACCAGGACAGCTTGGGCTCAAAGGTCAAGGACACCTTTAATGGCAACCTGCCCTTCCTCTTCAAAGTGCTCTCAGTTGAAACACCCCTGTCCATCCAGGCACACCCTAACAAG GAGCTGGCAGAGAAGCTGCACCTCCAGGCTCCGCAGCACTACCCCGATGCCAACCACAAGCCAGAGATGGCCATTGCCCTCACCCCCTTCCAGGGCTTGTGTGGCTTCCGGCCAGTTGAGGAGATTGTAACCTTTCTAAAGA AGGTGCCTGAGTTTCAGTTCCTGATTGGAGATGAGGCAGCAACACATCTGAAGCAGACCATGAGCCATGACTCCCAGGCTGTGGCCTCCTCTCTGCAGAGCTGTTTCTCCCACCTGATGAAGAGTGAGAAGAAGGTGGTGGTGGAACAGCTCAACCTGTTGGTGAAGCGGATCTCCCAGCAAG CGGCTGCCGGAAACAACATGGAGGACATCTTTGGGGAGCTTTTGCTACAGCTGCACCAGCAGTACCCAGGTGATATCGGCTGCTTTGCCATCTACTTCCTGAACCTGCTTACCCTGAAGCCTGGGGAGGCCATGTTTCTGGAGGCCAACGTACCCCATGCCTACCTGAAAGGAG ACTGCGTGGAGTGCATGGCGTGTTCAGACAACACAGTTCGTGCTGGCCTGACACCCAAGTTCATTGATGTGCCAACCCTGTGTGAAATGCTCAGCTATACCCCTAGCTCCAGCAAGGACAGGCTCTTTCTCCCAACACGGAGTCGGGAAGACCCCTACCTCTCAATCTATGACCCCCCTGTACCAGACTTCACCATTATGAAGACGGAG GTCCCTGGCTCTGTCACTGAATACAAGGTCTTGGCACTGGACTCTGCCAGCATCCTCCTGATGGTACAGGGGACAGTAATAGCCAGCACACCCACAACCCAGACACCAATCCCTCTGCAACGTGGTGGCGTGCTCTTCATTGGGGCCAATGAGAGTGTCTCACTGAAGCTTACTGAGCCGAAGGACCTGCTGATATTCCGTGCCTGCTGTCTGCTGTAA
- the MPI gene encoding mannose-6-phosphate isomerase isoform X2: MVFPLSCAVQQYAWGKMGSNSEVARLLASSDPLAQIAEDKPYAELWMGTHPRGDAKILDNRISQKTLSQWIAENQDSLGSKVKDTFNGNLPFLFKVLSVETPLSIQAHPNKELAEKLHLQAPQHYPDANHKPEMAIALTPFQGLCGFRPVEEIVTFLKKVPEFQFLIGDEAATHLKQTMSHDSQAVASSLQSCFSHLMKSEKKVVVEQLNLLVKRISQQAAAGNNMEDIFGELLLQLHQQYPGDIGCFAIYFLNLLTLKPGEAMFLEANVPHAYLKGDCVECMACSDNTVRAGLTPKFIDVPTLCEMLSYTPSSSKDRLFLPTRSREDPYLSIYDPPVPDFTIMKTEVPGSVTEYKVLALDSASILLMVQGTVIASTPTTQTPIPLQRGGVLFIGANESVSLKLTEPKDLLIFRACCLL; encoded by the exons ATGG TATTCCCACTTTCCTGTGCGGTGCAGCAGTATGCCTGGGGGAAGATGGGTTCCAACAGCGAAGTGGCGCGGCTGTTGGCCAGCAGTGATCCACTGGCCCAGATCGCAGAGGACAAGCCCTATGCAGAG TTGTGGATGGGGACTCACCCCCGAGGGGATGCCAAGATCCTTGACAACCGCATCTCACAGAAGACCCTAAGCCAGTGGATTGCTGAGAACCAGGACAGCTTGGGCTCAAAGGTCAAGGACACCTTTAATGGCAACCTGCCCTTCCTCTTCAAAGTGCTCTCAGTTGAAACACCCCTGTCCATCCAGGCACACCCTAACAAG GAGCTGGCAGAGAAGCTGCACCTCCAGGCTCCGCAGCACTACCCCGATGCCAACCACAAGCCAGAGATGGCCATTGCCCTCACCCCCTTCCAGGGCTTGTGTGGCTTCCGGCCAGTTGAGGAGATTGTAACCTTTCTAAAGA AGGTGCCTGAGTTTCAGTTCCTGATTGGAGATGAGGCAGCAACACATCTGAAGCAGACCATGAGCCATGACTCCCAGGCTGTGGCCTCCTCTCTGCAGAGCTGTTTCTCCCACCTGATGAAGAGTGAGAAGAAGGTGGTGGTGGAACAGCTCAACCTGTTGGTGAAGCGGATCTCCCAGCAAG CGGCTGCCGGAAACAACATGGAGGACATCTTTGGGGAGCTTTTGCTACAGCTGCACCAGCAGTACCCAGGTGATATCGGCTGCTTTGCCATCTACTTCCTGAACCTGCTTACCCTGAAGCCTGGGGAGGCCATGTTTCTGGAGGCCAACGTACCCCATGCCTACCTGAAAGGAG ACTGCGTGGAGTGCATGGCGTGTTCAGACAACACAGTTCGTGCTGGCCTGACACCCAAGTTCATTGATGTGCCAACCCTGTGTGAAATGCTCAGCTATACCCCTAGCTCCAGCAAGGACAGGCTCTTTCTCCCAACACGGAGTCGGGAAGACCCCTACCTCTCAATCTATGACCCCCCTGTACCAGACTTCACCATTATGAAGACGGAG GTCCCTGGCTCTGTCACTGAATACAAGGTCTTGGCACTGGACTCTGCCAGCATCCTCCTGATGGTACAGGGGACAGTAATAGCCAGCACACCCACAACCCAGACACCAATCCCTCTGCAACGTGGTGGCGTGCTCTTCATTGGGGCCAATGAGAGTGTCTCACTGAAGCTTACTGAGCCGAAGGACCTGCTGATATTCCGTGCCTGCTGTCTGCTGTAA
- the MPI gene encoding mannose-6-phosphate isomerase isoform X3, producing the protein MGSNSEVARLLASSDPLAQIAEDKPYAELWMGTHPRGDAKILDNRISQKTLSQWIAENQDSLGSKVKDTFNGNLPFLFKVLSVETPLSIQAHPNKELAEKLHLQAPQHYPDANHKPEMAIALTPFQGLCGFRPVEEIVTFLKKVPEFQFLIGDEAATHLKQTMSHDSQAVASSLQSCFSHLMKSEKKVVVEQLNLLVKRISQQAAAGNNMEDIFGELLLQLHQQYPGDIGCFAIYFLNLLTLKPGEAMFLEANVPHAYLKGDCVECMACSDNTVRAGLTPKFIDVPTLCEMLSYTPSSSKDRLFLPTRSREDPYLSIYDPPVPDFTIMKTEVPGSVTEYKVLALDSASILLMVQGTVIASTPTTQTPIPLQRGGVLFIGANESVSLKLTEPKDLLIFRACCLL; encoded by the exons ATGGGTTCCAACAGCGAAGTGGCGCGGCTGTTGGCCAGCAGTGATCCACTGGCCCAGATCGCAGAGGACAAGCCCTATGCAGAG TTGTGGATGGGGACTCACCCCCGAGGGGATGCCAAGATCCTTGACAACCGCATCTCACAGAAGACCCTAAGCCAGTGGATTGCTGAGAACCAGGACAGCTTGGGCTCAAAGGTCAAGGACACCTTTAATGGCAACCTGCCCTTCCTCTTCAAAGTGCTCTCAGTTGAAACACCCCTGTCCATCCAGGCACACCCTAACAAG GAGCTGGCAGAGAAGCTGCACCTCCAGGCTCCGCAGCACTACCCCGATGCCAACCACAAGCCAGAGATGGCCATTGCCCTCACCCCCTTCCAGGGCTTGTGTGGCTTCCGGCCAGTTGAGGAGATTGTAACCTTTCTAAAGA AGGTGCCTGAGTTTCAGTTCCTGATTGGAGATGAGGCAGCAACACATCTGAAGCAGACCATGAGCCATGACTCCCAGGCTGTGGCCTCCTCTCTGCAGAGCTGTTTCTCCCACCTGATGAAGAGTGAGAAGAAGGTGGTGGTGGAACAGCTCAACCTGTTGGTGAAGCGGATCTCCCAGCAAG CGGCTGCCGGAAACAACATGGAGGACATCTTTGGGGAGCTTTTGCTACAGCTGCACCAGCAGTACCCAGGTGATATCGGCTGCTTTGCCATCTACTTCCTGAACCTGCTTACCCTGAAGCCTGGGGAGGCCATGTTTCTGGAGGCCAACGTACCCCATGCCTACCTGAAAGGAG ACTGCGTGGAGTGCATGGCGTGTTCAGACAACACAGTTCGTGCTGGCCTGACACCCAAGTTCATTGATGTGCCAACCCTGTGTGAAATGCTCAGCTATACCCCTAGCTCCAGCAAGGACAGGCTCTTTCTCCCAACACGGAGTCGGGAAGACCCCTACCTCTCAATCTATGACCCCCCTGTACCAGACTTCACCATTATGAAGACGGAG GTCCCTGGCTCTGTCACTGAATACAAGGTCTTGGCACTGGACTCTGCCAGCATCCTCCTGATGGTACAGGGGACAGTAATAGCCAGCACACCCACAACCCAGACACCAATCCCTCTGCAACGTGGTGGCGTGCTCTTCATTGGGGCCAATGAGAGTGTCTCACTGAAGCTTACTGAGCCGAAGGACCTGCTGATATTCCGTGCCTGCTGTCTGCTGTAA
- the MPI gene encoding mannose-6-phosphate isomerase isoform X4, with amino-acid sequence MGTHPRGDAKILDNRISQKTLSQWIAENQDSLGSKVKDTFNGNLPFLFKVLSVETPLSIQAHPNKELAEKLHLQAPQHYPDANHKPEMAIALTPFQGLCGFRPVEEIVTFLKKVPEFQFLIGDEAATHLKQTMSHDSQAVASSLQSCFSHLMKSEKKVVVEQLNLLVKRISQQAAAGNNMEDIFGELLLQLHQQYPGDIGCFAIYFLNLLTLKPGEAMFLEANVPHAYLKGDCVECMACSDNTVRAGLTPKFIDVPTLCEMLSYTPSSSKDRLFLPTRSREDPYLSIYDPPVPDFTIMKTEVPGSVTEYKVLALDSASILLMVQGTVIASTPTTQTPIPLQRGGVLFIGANESVSLKLTEPKDLLIFRACCLL; translated from the exons ATGGGGACTCACCCCCGAGGGGATGCCAAGATCCTTGACAACCGCATCTCACAGAAGACCCTAAGCCAGTGGATTGCTGAGAACCAGGACAGCTTGGGCTCAAAGGTCAAGGACACCTTTAATGGCAACCTGCCCTTCCTCTTCAAAGTGCTCTCAGTTGAAACACCCCTGTCCATCCAGGCACACCCTAACAAG GAGCTGGCAGAGAAGCTGCACCTCCAGGCTCCGCAGCACTACCCCGATGCCAACCACAAGCCAGAGATGGCCATTGCCCTCACCCCCTTCCAGGGCTTGTGTGGCTTCCGGCCAGTTGAGGAGATTGTAACCTTTCTAAAGA AGGTGCCTGAGTTTCAGTTCCTGATTGGAGATGAGGCAGCAACACATCTGAAGCAGACCATGAGCCATGACTCCCAGGCTGTGGCCTCCTCTCTGCAGAGCTGTTTCTCCCACCTGATGAAGAGTGAGAAGAAGGTGGTGGTGGAACAGCTCAACCTGTTGGTGAAGCGGATCTCCCAGCAAG CGGCTGCCGGAAACAACATGGAGGACATCTTTGGGGAGCTTTTGCTACAGCTGCACCAGCAGTACCCAGGTGATATCGGCTGCTTTGCCATCTACTTCCTGAACCTGCTTACCCTGAAGCCTGGGGAGGCCATGTTTCTGGAGGCCAACGTACCCCATGCCTACCTGAAAGGAG ACTGCGTGGAGTGCATGGCGTGTTCAGACAACACAGTTCGTGCTGGCCTGACACCCAAGTTCATTGATGTGCCAACCCTGTGTGAAATGCTCAGCTATACCCCTAGCTCCAGCAAGGACAGGCTCTTTCTCCCAACACGGAGTCGGGAAGACCCCTACCTCTCAATCTATGACCCCCCTGTACCAGACTTCACCATTATGAAGACGGAG GTCCCTGGCTCTGTCACTGAATACAAGGTCTTGGCACTGGACTCTGCCAGCATCCTCCTGATGGTACAGGGGACAGTAATAGCCAGCACACCCACAACCCAGACACCAATCCCTCTGCAACGTGGTGGCGTGCTCTTCATTGGGGCCAATGAGAGTGTCTCACTGAAGCTTACTGAGCCGAAGGACCTGCTGATATTCCGTGCCTGCTGTCTGCTGTAA
- the FAM219B gene encoding protein FAM219B isoform X2, which translates to MATAEPSGRALRLSTPGPRPSGARDRAPGAAGPPSGQIGNRALRLGERTPAAVEKRGPYMVTRAPSIQAKLQKHRDLAKAVLRRKGMLGASPNRPDSSGKRSVKFNKGYTALSQSPDENLVSLDSDSDGELESRYSSGYSSAEVNQDVSRQLLQDGYHLDEIPDDEDLDLIPPKPMASSTCSCCWCCLGDSSSCTLQ; encoded by the exons ATGGCGACCGCGGAGCCCAGCGGGCGCGCGTTGCGGTTGTCTACCCCGGGACCCCGGCCCAGCGGGGCTCGGGACCGCGCGCCGGGAGCTGCGGGGCCACCCTCCGGGCAGATCGGTAATAGAGCCCTCCGTCTGGGGGAGCGCACCCCCGCGGCCGTGGAAAAGCGGGGGCCATACATGGTGACGCGCGCACCCTCCATTCAAGCCAAGCTGC AGAAGCACCGGGACCTGGCCAAGGCCGTTCTGCGGAGAAAAGGCATGCTGGGGGCCTCGCCGAACCGCCCAGACTCTTCAGGGAAAAG GTCAGTGAAGTTTAACAAGGGCTATACTGCTCTTAGCCAGAGTCCAGATGAAAACCTGGTGTCCCTCGACTCTGACAG TGATGGGGAGCTGGAATCCAGATACTCCTCCGGGTATTCATCTGCAGAG GTGAACCAGGATGTGAGCCggcagctgcttcaggatgggTATCACCTGGATGAGATTCCAGATGACGAGGACTTGGACCTCATCCCCCCTAAGCCCATGGCATCTTCAACATGCTCCTGCTGCTGGTGCTGTCTTGGGGACTCTTCTTCCTGTACCCTCCAGTAG
- the FAM219B gene encoding protein FAM219B isoform X1, protein MATAEPSGRALRLSTPGPRPSGARDRAPGAAGPPSGQIGNRALRLGERTPAAVEKRGPYMVTRAPSIQAKLQKHRDLAKAVLRRKGMLGASPNRPDSSGKRSVKFNKGYTALSQSPDENLVSLDSDSDGELESRYSSGYSSAEQVNQDVSRQLLQDGYHLDEIPDDEDLDLIPPKPMASSTCSCCWCCLGDSSSCTLQ, encoded by the exons ATGGCGACCGCGGAGCCCAGCGGGCGCGCGTTGCGGTTGTCTACCCCGGGACCCCGGCCCAGCGGGGCTCGGGACCGCGCGCCGGGAGCTGCGGGGCCACCCTCCGGGCAGATCGGTAATAGAGCCCTCCGTCTGGGGGAGCGCACCCCCGCGGCCGTGGAAAAGCGGGGGCCATACATGGTGACGCGCGCACCCTCCATTCAAGCCAAGCTGC AGAAGCACCGGGACCTGGCCAAGGCCGTTCTGCGGAGAAAAGGCATGCTGGGGGCCTCGCCGAACCGCCCAGACTCTTCAGGGAAAAG GTCAGTGAAGTTTAACAAGGGCTATACTGCTCTTAGCCAGAGTCCAGATGAAAACCTGGTGTCCCTCGACTCTGACAG TGATGGGGAGCTGGAATCCAGATACTCCTCCGGGTATTCATCTGCAGAG CAGGTGAACCAGGATGTGAGCCggcagctgcttcaggatgggTATCACCTGGATGAGATTCCAGATGACGAGGACTTGGACCTCATCCCCCCTAAGCCCATGGCATCTTCAACATGCTCCTGCTGCTGGTGCTGTCTTGGGGACTCTTCTTCCTGTACCCTCCAGTAG